A single genomic interval of Burkholderia cepacia ATCC 25416 harbors:
- a CDS encoding ABC-type transport auxiliary lipoprotein family protein yields MPRILDRALRPAAAALAVLTLSLAAGCAGNSAALSNVRYDLGPATQVVTAGSAPALKVLDVVVPDALDSDKFAYRLAYVDAQHVAVYRDSRWTAPPAQLLTQRLRGALSSRGTVLEGADGVRAPTLKVDLNEFEQVFDGQSQSYGAVTARATLTLDGKVLGQRTFVARAPSSTPDAAGGARALAAASNELVSQIAAWVGVQAYAGTP; encoded by the coding sequence ATGCCACGAATCCTTGACCGCGCGCTGCGTCCGGCCGCGGCCGCGCTTGCCGTGCTGACGCTGTCGCTCGCGGCCGGCTGCGCCGGCAACAGCGCGGCGCTGTCGAATGTCCGCTACGACCTCGGGCCGGCCACGCAGGTCGTGACCGCGGGCTCGGCCCCCGCGCTGAAGGTGCTCGACGTCGTCGTGCCCGACGCGCTCGACTCCGACAAATTCGCGTACCGCCTCGCGTACGTGGACGCGCAGCACGTGGCCGTCTATCGCGACAGCCGCTGGACGGCACCGCCCGCACAACTGCTCACGCAGCGGCTGCGCGGCGCGCTGTCGTCGCGCGGCACGGTGCTCGAAGGGGCCGACGGCGTGCGCGCGCCGACCCTCAAGGTCGACCTGAACGAATTCGAGCAGGTGTTCGACGGCCAGTCGCAGAGCTACGGCGCCGTCACCGCGCGCGCGACGCTGACGCTGGACGGCAAGGTGCTCGGCCAGCGCACGTTCGTCGCGCGCGCGCCGTCGAGCACGCCCGACGCGGCGGGCGGCGCCCGCGCGCTCGCGGCGGCGAGCAACGAGCTCGTGTCGCAGATCGCCGCATGGGTCGGCGTCCAGGCGTACGCGGGCACGCCGTGA
- a CDS encoding MlaD family protein has translation MENKSHAFWAGLFTIALTLAIAGTVFWFNVDRTVRVPYDLLARTNVTGLFPDAAVRFRGLDVGKVQSIGFDRAHPGQIRIRILVDHDAPITQSTYGSLGFQGVTGIAFVQLEDTGRDLAPLPSSPKAIAQIPMRPSLFDQIQERGDVLLRQLELAAKSANALMSPEMREQLRATAESLQHAADGAATLTKQLGPAVTALPETMHEVNRAMASANTLLQPNGPLVSNLNKAGTAAEQVGVALNDLNARVQYDTLPRFNALAGSVGDASRQLKDVAGELGRNPRSLLFGSPGAAPGPGEPGFVWPGATAAQ, from the coding sequence ATGGAAAACAAATCACATGCGTTCTGGGCCGGCCTGTTCACGATCGCGCTGACGCTCGCGATCGCGGGCACCGTGTTCTGGTTCAACGTCGACCGCACCGTGCGCGTGCCGTACGACCTGCTCGCGCGCACCAACGTGACGGGGCTGTTCCCGGACGCGGCCGTGCGCTTTCGCGGCCTCGACGTCGGCAAGGTGCAGTCGATCGGCTTCGACCGCGCGCACCCGGGGCAGATCCGGATCCGGATCCTCGTCGACCACGACGCGCCGATCACGCAGTCGACCTACGGCAGCCTCGGCTTCCAGGGCGTGACGGGGATCGCGTTCGTGCAGCTCGAGGACACGGGCCGCGACCTGGCGCCGCTGCCGTCGTCGCCGAAGGCGATCGCGCAGATCCCGATGCGGCCGAGCCTGTTCGACCAGATCCAGGAGCGCGGCGACGTGCTGCTGCGGCAGCTCGAGCTGGCCGCGAAGAGCGCGAATGCGCTGATGTCGCCCGAGATGCGCGAGCAGTTGCGCGCGACCGCCGAAAGCCTGCAGCACGCGGCCGACGGTGCCGCCACGCTGACGAAGCAGCTCGGCCCGGCGGTCACCGCGCTGCCGGAAACGATGCACGAGGTGAATCGCGCGATGGCGTCGGCAAACACGCTGCTGCAGCCGAACGGGCCGCTCGTGTCGAACCTGAACAAGGCCGGCACGGCCGCCGAGCAGGTCGGCGTCGCGCTGAACGATCTCAACGCGCGCGTGCAGTACGACACGCTGCCGCGCTTCAACGCGCTGGCCGGCAGCGTCGGCGATGCGTCGCGGCAATTGAAGGACGTGGCCGGTGAACTTGGCCGCAATCCGCGCAGTCTGTTGTTCGGTTCGCCCGGCGCGGCGCCGGGGCCCGGCGAGCCGGGCTTCGTCTGGCCGGGCGCGACGGCCGCGCAGTGA
- a CDS encoding ABC transporter ATP-binding protein: MNASNETTAHAAAIGAGSVGERPAAAAAPGDLVIEVRNLTKRYGRNIIHQKLDFDVRRGEIVSIVGGSGSGKTTLVRQILGLERPTSGTIKVFGEDTATIDDASARMMRTRSGMLFQQGALFSSMTVFDNVAQPLRELGRVPPDLLHDIVMLKLEMVGLPCKHASKMPAALSGGMVKRVGIARAIALEPELLFLDEPTAGLDPQASDEFVELIATLHRTLGLTVVMVTHDLDTMVALSTRVAVLADRKVLVAAPVEEAANVDHPFIHEYFLGLRGRRALQALPPERRAKLPKAALEPALSSVEL, translated from the coding sequence ATGAACGCATCGAACGAAACGACCGCGCACGCCGCGGCCATCGGTGCCGGGTCGGTCGGCGAGCGGCCGGCCGCGGCGGCCGCTCCCGGCGATCTCGTGATCGAGGTGCGCAACCTGACCAAGCGCTACGGGCGCAACATCATTCACCAGAAGCTCGACTTCGACGTGCGGCGCGGCGAGATCGTGTCGATCGTCGGCGGCTCGGGCTCCGGCAAGACCACGCTCGTGCGGCAGATCCTCGGCCTCGAGCGGCCGACGTCGGGCACGATCAAGGTGTTCGGCGAGGATACGGCGACGATCGACGACGCGAGCGCGCGGATGATGCGCACGCGCTCCGGGATGCTGTTCCAGCAGGGTGCGCTGTTCTCGTCGATGACGGTGTTCGACAACGTCGCGCAGCCGCTGCGCGAGCTCGGCCGCGTGCCGCCGGACCTGCTGCACGACATCGTGATGCTCAAGCTCGAGATGGTCGGGCTGCCGTGCAAGCACGCGTCGAAGATGCCGGCCGCGCTGTCGGGCGGGATGGTCAAGCGGGTCGGCATCGCGCGTGCGATCGCGCTCGAGCCCGAGCTGCTGTTCCTCGACGAGCCGACGGCCGGCCTCGATCCGCAGGCGTCGGACGAATTCGTCGAGCTGATCGCGACGCTCCACCGCACGCTCGGGCTGACCGTCGTGATGGTGACGCACGATCTCGACACGATGGTCGCGCTGTCGACGCGCGTCGCGGTGCTGGCCGACCGCAAGGTGCTGGTCGCCGCGCCGGTGGAGGAGGCCGCGAACGTCGACCATCCGTTCATCCACGAATATTTCCTGGGGCTGCGCGGGCGCCGCGCATTGCAGGCGCTGCCGCCCGAGCGGCGCGCGAAGCTGCCGAAGGCGGCCCTCGAACCGGCGCTGTCGAGCGTCGAGCTGTAG
- a CDS encoding MlaE family ABC transporter permease, with the protein MDFETPPGLSVDAGGQGQTVRLTGQWTALSLARNRGAVARRVASIASGRVSEWDLSGIERLDHVGGQALWRVWGRKLPDGVALSATQRTIFERIERLDSEREAPERVVRVDPVTRLGQAIFRFGEHLQGGIALFGLVILDALSVLRRPQTMPWKETSANIYSAGAQALPITALVAFLIGIVLSYLSAQQLQMFGANRYIVNILGLSVIRELGPVLSAILVAGRSGSAITAQIGVMRVTEELDAMRVMGIPHGLRLILPRVLALGVAMPLLVMWTNIIALTGGALAAKLVLGIDVNYFVRSLPGVVPIANLYIGVGKGVVFGMLIALVACHFGFRIKANSQSLGEGTTTSVVTSITVVILADAVFAILFQNVGLG; encoded by the coding sequence TTGGACTTCGAGACTCCTCCCGGCCTGTCGGTCGACGCCGGCGGCCAGGGCCAGACGGTGCGCCTGACCGGCCAGTGGACCGCGCTCTCGCTTGCACGCAATCGCGGCGCGGTGGCGCGCCGGGTCGCGAGCATCGCGTCCGGGCGCGTGAGCGAATGGGATCTGTCCGGCATCGAGCGGCTCGACCACGTCGGCGGCCAGGCGCTGTGGCGCGTGTGGGGCCGCAAGCTGCCGGACGGCGTCGCATTGAGCGCCACGCAGCGCACGATCTTCGAGCGCATCGAGCGGCTAGACAGCGAGCGCGAGGCGCCCGAGCGCGTCGTGCGCGTCGATCCCGTCACGCGGCTCGGCCAGGCGATCTTCCGGTTCGGCGAGCATCTGCAGGGCGGCATCGCGCTGTTCGGCCTCGTGATCCTCGATGCGCTGTCGGTGTTGCGCCGTCCGCAGACGATGCCGTGGAAGGAGACCTCCGCGAACATCTACAGCGCGGGCGCCCAGGCGCTGCCGATCACCGCGCTCGTCGCGTTCCTGATCGGCATCGTGCTCAGCTACCTGTCCGCGCAGCAGCTGCAGATGTTCGGCGCGAACCGCTACATCGTGAACATCCTCGGGCTGTCGGTGATCCGCGAGCTCGGCCCGGTGCTGTCGGCGATTCTCGTCGCGGGCCGCTCCGGCTCGGCGATCACCGCGCAGATCGGCGTGATGCGCGTGACCGAGGAGCTCGACGCGATGCGCGTGATGGGCATCCCGCACGGGCTGCGGCTGATCCTGCCGCGCGTGCTCGCGCTCGGCGTCGCGATGCCGCTGCTCGTGATGTGGACCAACATCATCGCGCTGACGGGCGGCGCGCTCGCCGCGAAGCTCGTGCTCGGGATCGACGTCAACTATTTCGTGCGCTCGCTGCCGGGCGTCGTGCCGATCGCGAACCTGTACATCGGGGTCGGCAAGGGCGTCGTGTTCGGCATGCTGATCGCGCTGGTCGCCTGCCATTTCGGCTTCCGGATCAAGGCGAACTCGCAGAGTCTCGGCGAAGGCACGACCACGTCGGTCGTGACGTCGATCACGGTCGTGATCCTCGCCGACGCGGTGTTCGCGATCCTGTTCCAGAACGTGGGGCTCGGATGA
- a CDS encoding bifunctional 2',3'-cyclic-nucleotide 2'-phosphodiesterase/3'-nucleotidase, with product MRLPLLSRRRVPAIAALASLAFILAACGGDDVTSPPATPPAAQTPVGTTATLALLETTDLHTNVLSYDYFKLAADNSLGFERVSTLIAQARKQYPNTLLLDNGDTIQGTALSDYQALVKPVGCDQTLAIYKVMNAAKFDGGGIGNHEFNYGLPYLSQVTGNTFEVDGLPAPAQQKKCAGPNFPQVLANVISAKTNAPLFTPYTILTRTVTATTPDGKTVSAPVKIGIIGFTPPAIMNWDKRWLDGKVYTTGLKEAAEKYIPEMRAKGADLVVAISHGGLDNSAYSPTMENGSWWLSKVTGIDAMLIGHSHQVFPDANSTVSQFNLPGVDKVKGTVNGVPTVMANYWGKHLGVIKLGLKFDGKTWSVDKSQTTVEARPIQNADKSYVAADPSVSAAIAAEHQATIDYVKTPIGSTDYRMNSYFADVGDPGAIQIVNEAQADYVKTYVQANLPQYASLPVLSVSAPFKSGFGGGTDYTDVAPGALAINNAADLYLYPNTVYAVKVSGADVKNWLETAAKRFNRIDPTKATVQPLVGTFPGYNFDMFTSADLAYEIDVTQPVGSRIRNLTYKGAPIDPNAQFIVATNNYRASGGGNFPGLDGSKTIFASPDANRDVLIAFIKKRGAITRTADGAQRSWRFTKLASSVAHVQFASAPNRLGDAAAAGLTGITQVAADDGSGKNLATYEIDLTQ from the coding sequence ATGCGTCTCCCCCTGCTTTCCCGCCGTCGCGTGCCGGCCATCGCCGCGCTCGCCAGCCTCGCCTTCATCCTCGCCGCCTGCGGCGGCGACGACGTCACCTCGCCGCCGGCGACGCCGCCGGCAGCCCAGACGCCCGTCGGCACGACGGCCACGCTCGCCCTGCTCGAGACGACCGACCTGCACACCAACGTGCTGTCGTACGACTATTTCAAGCTCGCCGCCGACAATTCGCTCGGCTTCGAACGCGTGTCGACGCTGATCGCGCAGGCGCGCAAGCAGTACCCGAACACGCTGCTGCTCGACAACGGCGACACGATCCAGGGCACCGCGCTGTCTGACTACCAGGCGCTCGTGAAACCGGTCGGCTGCGACCAAACGCTCGCGATCTACAAGGTGATGAACGCCGCGAAATTCGACGGCGGCGGGATCGGCAACCACGAATTCAACTACGGGCTGCCGTACCTGTCGCAGGTGACCGGCAACACGTTCGAGGTCGACGGCCTGCCGGCGCCGGCCCAGCAGAAGAAATGCGCGGGCCCGAACTTCCCGCAGGTGCTCGCGAACGTGATCAGCGCGAAGACCAACGCGCCGCTGTTCACGCCGTACACGATCCTGACCCGCACCGTGACCGCGACCACGCCGGACGGCAAGACGGTCAGCGCGCCCGTGAAGATCGGCATCATCGGCTTCACGCCGCCCGCGATCATGAACTGGGACAAGCGCTGGCTCGACGGCAAGGTCTACACGACCGGCCTGAAGGAAGCGGCCGAGAAGTACATTCCGGAGATGCGCGCGAAGGGCGCCGATCTCGTCGTCGCGATCTCGCACGGCGGCCTCGACAATTCCGCGTATTCGCCGACGATGGAGAACGGCAGCTGGTGGCTGTCGAAGGTGACCGGCATCGACGCGATGCTGATCGGCCACTCGCACCAGGTGTTCCCGGACGCGAACAGCACCGTGTCGCAGTTCAACCTGCCGGGCGTCGACAAGGTCAAGGGCACCGTCAACGGCGTGCCGACCGTGATGGCCAACTACTGGGGCAAGCACCTCGGCGTGATCAAGCTAGGCCTGAAGTTCGACGGCAAGACGTGGAGCGTCGACAAGTCGCAGACGACCGTCGAGGCACGGCCGATCCAGAACGCCGACAAGAGCTACGTGGCGGCCGATCCGTCGGTTTCCGCCGCGATCGCCGCCGAGCACCAGGCGACGATCGACTACGTGAAGACGCCGATCGGCTCGACCGACTACCGGATGAACTCGTACTTCGCCGATGTCGGCGATCCGGGCGCGATCCAGATCGTCAACGAGGCGCAGGCCGACTACGTGAAGACCTACGTGCAGGCGAACCTGCCGCAATACGCGTCGCTGCCGGTGCTGTCGGTCAGCGCGCCGTTCAAGAGCGGCTTCGGCGGCGGCACCGACTACACCGACGTCGCACCGGGCGCGCTCGCGATCAACAACGCGGCCGACCTGTACCTGTATCCGAACACCGTCTATGCGGTGAAGGTCAGCGGCGCCGACGTGAAGAACTGGCTCGAAACCGCCGCGAAGCGCTTCAACCGGATCGACCCGACCAAGGCGACCGTGCAGCCGCTCGTCGGCACCTTCCCCGGCTACAACTTCGACATGTTCACGTCGGCCGATCTCGCCTATGAAATCGACGTCACGCAGCCGGTCGGCAGCCGGATCAGGAACCTGACGTACAAGGGCGCGCCGATCGACCCGAACGCGCAGTTCATCGTCGCGACCAACAACTACCGCGCAAGCGGCGGCGGCAACTTCCCGGGCCTCGACGGCAGCAAGACGATCTTCGCGTCGCCCGATGCGAACCGCGACGTGCTGATCGCGTTCATCAAGAAGCGCGGCGCGATCACGCGCACGGCGGACGGCGCGCAGCGCAGCTGGCGCTTCACGAAGCTCGCGAGCTCGGTCGCGCACGTGCAGTTCGCGTCCGCGCCGAACCGCCTCGGCGACGCGGCGGCGGCCGGCCTGACCGGCATCACGCAGGTCGCGGCCGACGACGGCTCGGGCAAGAACCTCGCCACCTACGAGATCGACCTCACGCAATGA
- a CDS encoding tetratricopeptide repeat protein, with product MQPIRTMRPAESGLAAAARRVLRAKLPPAALLAAAAVTVAAVVAATGLRGAGSTPSAAQLDEWQAMVTQATEPHALAQLRTLARRGSADAQAALGIALVDAREPGLRDEGRGWLETAATANGKADAPAARRAQLALGKALLLGSNDMPKDYARARTLLGEAAAQGDPAAAYYLGLIYRSGYGIAADPVQAAHWFEVASRADIPAADFMLANAYRDGSGVPRDDARALALYRRAAEHELPEAVQTLAMAYRNGELGLKPDADEFHAQWIETAHALKHPVVAP from the coding sequence ATGCAACCGATCCGGACGATGCGGCCGGCCGAATCCGGCCTCGCCGCTGCCGCGCGGCGCGTGCTGCGCGCGAAACTTCCGCCGGCCGCGCTGCTCGCGGCGGCGGCCGTGACCGTCGCGGCCGTCGTCGCCGCGACCGGCCTGCGCGGCGCCGGCTCCACGCCGAGCGCCGCGCAGCTCGACGAGTGGCAGGCAATGGTCACGCAGGCCACCGAGCCGCACGCGCTCGCGCAGTTGCGCACGCTCGCGCGCCGCGGCTCTGCCGACGCGCAGGCGGCGCTCGGCATCGCGCTCGTCGACGCGCGCGAACCGGGGCTGCGCGACGAGGGGCGCGGCTGGCTGGAAACGGCCGCGACGGCGAACGGCAAGGCCGACGCGCCGGCCGCCCGGCGGGCGCAGCTCGCGCTCGGCAAGGCGTTGCTGCTCGGCAGCAACGACATGCCGAAGGACTATGCACGCGCCCGCACGCTGCTCGGCGAAGCGGCCGCGCAAGGCGACCCGGCCGCCGCGTATTACCTCGGGCTGATCTATCGCAGCGGCTACGGGATCGCCGCCGATCCCGTGCAGGCCGCGCACTGGTTCGAGGTCGCGTCGCGCGCGGACATCCCGGCCGCGGACTTCATGCTCGCGAACGCGTACCGCGACGGCAGCGGCGTGCCGCGCGACGACGCACGCGCGCTCGCGCTGTATCGCCGGGCCGCCGAGCACGAGTTGCCGGAAGCCGTGCAGACGCTCGCGATGGCCTATCGCAACGGCGAGCTCGGGCTCAAGCCCGACGCGGACGAATTCCACGCGCAGTGGATCGAGACCGCGCATGCGCTGAAGCATCCGGTCGTCGCGCCGTAA
- a CDS encoding biotin--[acetyl-CoA-carboxylase] ligase, with the protein MNAPTSSDTPDSGDAHIARNRLEAHLDAAPRAWPLDIVAATGSTNADVTTRLKALPRHANALPAPLVRVAFEQTAGRGRQGRPWFAQPGNALLCSVGCIVPRPVDALGGLSIAIGVALAEGLATLPLDARSRVALKWPNDLLLTATDDGTPRIVGKLAGILIETAWASADATAVVIGFGINVRGAEAVAAQVDALRAREATLASGLPPAALSIACASANLTDTLAASLNALTPALAQFGAEGLAPFVPRWHALHAYAGREVVLLEQGIERARGIATGIDATGQLLLDTPDGIQAIAAGDVSLREAQ; encoded by the coding sequence ATGAACGCCCCCACCTCCTCCGACACGCCCGATTCCGGCGACGCGCACATCGCGCGCAACCGGCTCGAGGCGCACCTGGACGCCGCGCCGCGTGCGTGGCCGCTCGACATCGTCGCCGCCACCGGCTCGACCAACGCCGACGTCACCACCCGGCTCAAGGCGCTGCCGCGCCACGCGAACGCGCTGCCCGCGCCGCTCGTGCGCGTGGCGTTCGAGCAGACGGCCGGCCGCGGCCGGCAAGGCCGCCCGTGGTTCGCACAGCCCGGCAACGCGCTGCTGTGCTCGGTCGGCTGCATCGTGCCGCGCCCCGTCGACGCGCTCGGCGGCCTCAGCATCGCGATCGGCGTCGCGCTTGCGGAAGGGCTGGCCACACTGCCGCTCGACGCCCGCTCGCGCGTCGCGCTCAAATGGCCGAACGACCTGCTGCTGACCGCCACCGACGACGGCACACCCCGCATCGTCGGCAAGCTCGCCGGGATCCTGATCGAAACCGCCTGGGCCAGCGCCGACGCGACCGCCGTCGTGATCGGCTTCGGCATCAACGTCCGCGGCGCGGAAGCCGTCGCCGCGCAGGTCGACGCGCTGCGCGCGCGCGAAGCGACGCTCGCGAGCGGGCTGCCGCCCGCTGCGCTGTCGATCGCGTGCGCGTCGGCCAACCTCACCGATACGCTCGCCGCGTCGCTGAACGCGCTCACGCCCGCGCTCGCGCAGTTCGGCGCCGAAGGGCTCGCGCCGTTCGTGCCGCGCTGGCATGCGTTGCACGCGTATGCGGGGCGCGAAGTCGTCCTGCTCGAACAGGGCATCGAACGCGCGCGCGGCATCGCGACGGGCATCGACGCGACCGGCCAGTTGCTCCTCGACACGCCGGACGGCATCCAGGCGATCGCGGCCGGCGACGTGTCGCTGCGCGAAGCGCAATGA
- a CDS encoding type III pantothenate kinase: protein MNEPHLLIDAGNSRIKWALADAQRTLVETGAFGHTRDGGADPDWSNLPHPRGAWISNVAGADVAARLDALLDARWPGLPRTTIRSRHTQCGVTNGYTTPEQLGSDRWAGLIGAHAAFPGEHLLIATFGTATTLEALRADGRFTGGLIAPGWALMMRALGTHTAQLPTLTTDIASGLLAGAQTDPFQVDTPRSLSAGCLYAQAGLIERAWRDLADAWHAPVRLVLAGGAADDVARALTVPHTRHDALILSGLALIAAEAAQD from the coding sequence ATGAACGAGCCGCACCTGCTGATCGACGCCGGCAACAGCCGGATCAAGTGGGCGCTCGCCGATGCGCAGCGCACGCTCGTCGAGACGGGCGCATTCGGCCACACGCGCGACGGCGGCGCCGATCCCGACTGGTCGAACCTGCCGCATCCGCGCGGCGCGTGGATCTCGAACGTCGCGGGCGCCGACGTGGCCGCCCGGCTCGACGCGCTGCTCGACGCGCGCTGGCCGGGCCTGCCGCGCACGACGATACGCTCGCGTCACACGCAATGCGGCGTGACGAACGGCTATACGACACCCGAACAGCTCGGCAGCGACCGCTGGGCCGGCCTGATCGGCGCGCACGCGGCGTTTCCGGGCGAGCACCTGCTGATCGCGACGTTCGGCACCGCGACGACACTCGAGGCGCTGCGCGCGGACGGCCGCTTCACCGGCGGGCTGATCGCACCGGGCTGGGCGCTGATGATGCGCGCGCTCGGCACGCACACCGCGCAGCTGCCGACGCTGACCACCGATATCGCGAGCGGCCTGCTCGCGGGTGCGCAGACAGATCCGTTCCAGGTCGATACGCCGCGCTCGCTGTCGGCCGGCTGCCTGTACGCGCAGGCCGGGCTGATCGAGCGCGCGTGGCGCGACCTTGCCGACGCGTGGCACGCACCCGTGCGGCTCGTGCTGGCCGGCGGCGCGGCGGACGACGTCGCGCGCGCGCTGACGGTGCCGCATACGCGGCACGACGCACTGATCCTGTCCGGGCTCGCGCTGATTGCGGCCGAAGCCGCGCAGGATTGA
- the rfaE2 gene encoding D-glycero-beta-D-manno-heptose 1-phosphate adenylyltransferase encodes MSATFERKLITRDALVALRASLPSPVVFTNGVFDILHRGHVTYLADAKALGACLIVGVNSDASVRMLGKGDDRPINREEDRAALLAALESVDWVVTFGEKTPVSLIEAVRPDILVKGGDYDMDALPESALVRGWGGRALAIPFEHDRSTTALLKKVRAQQS; translated from the coding sequence ATGTCCGCCACCTTCGAACGCAAGCTGATCACCCGTGATGCCCTCGTCGCGCTGCGTGCGTCGCTGCCGTCGCCCGTCGTGTTCACCAACGGCGTATTCGACATCCTGCACCGCGGCCACGTCACGTATCTCGCCGACGCGAAAGCGCTCGGCGCGTGCCTGATCGTCGGCGTGAACAGCGATGCGTCGGTGCGCATGCTCGGCAAGGGCGACGACCGGCCGATCAATCGCGAGGAAGACCGCGCGGCACTGCTCGCGGCGCTGGAAAGCGTCGACTGGGTCGTGACGTTCGGGGAAAAGACGCCGGTGTCGCTGATCGAGGCCGTCCGTCCGGACATCCTCGTGAAGGGTGGCGACTACGACATGGACGCGCTGCCGGAATCGGCGCTCGTGCGCGGCTGGGGCGGCCGTGCGCTGGCGATTCCGTTCGAGCACGACCGCTCGACCACCGCGCTGCTGAAGAAGGTGCGCGCGCAGCAGTCCTGA
- a CDS encoding diiron oxygenase: MNTMLYPELYRSLEAVRWDMEKDIPWDKFDASLLTDEQAKTIKMNAITEWSALPATEMFLRDNQHDSDFSAFMSVWFFEEQKHSLVLMEYLRRFRPEMVPTEEELHAVRFEFDPAPPLETLMLHFCGEIRLNHWYRCAADWHTEPVIKQIYETISRDEARHGGAYLRYMKKALNNCGDVARAAFAKIGVLMASARRTEKPLHPTNLHVNQALFPRDTVQSRLPDPEWLERWLDEQIRFDGEWEKKVVERILHNLSILFERTFATAQELNRYRKEVTGRLQAESGPSSAAQPA; this comes from the coding sequence ATGAACACCATGCTTTATCCGGAACTTTACAGGTCGCTCGAAGCTGTCCGCTGGGACATGGAGAAGGACATTCCGTGGGACAAGTTCGACGCTTCGCTGCTCACCGACGAGCAGGCGAAGACGATCAAGATGAACGCGATCACCGAATGGTCGGCGCTGCCCGCGACGGAGATGTTCCTGCGCGACAACCAGCACGACAGCGACTTTTCCGCGTTCATGAGCGTGTGGTTCTTCGAGGAGCAGAAGCATTCGCTCGTGCTGATGGAATACCTGCGCCGCTTCCGGCCGGAGATGGTGCCGACCGAAGAGGAACTGCACGCGGTGCGCTTCGAATTCGACCCGGCGCCGCCGCTCGAGACGCTGATGCTGCACTTCTGCGGCGAGATCCGCCTGAACCACTGGTACCGCTGCGCGGCCGACTGGCACACCGAGCCGGTCATCAAGCAGATCTACGAAACGATTTCGCGCGATGAAGCGCGCCATGGCGGCGCCTACCTGCGCTACATGAAGAAGGCGCTGAACAACTGCGGCGACGTCGCGCGCGCGGCGTTCGCGAAGATCGGCGTGCTGATGGCGTCGGCGCGCCGCACCGAGAAGCCGCTGCACCCAACCAACCTGCACGTGAACCAGGCGCTGTTCCCGCGCGATACCGTGCAGTCGCGCCTGCCCGATCCGGAATGGCTCGAGCGCTGGCTCGACGAGCAGATCCGGTTCGACGGCGAGTGGGAAAAGAAGGTCGTCGAGCGGATCCTGCACAACCTGTCGATCCTGTTCGAGCGCACGTTCGCGACCGCGCAGGAGCTGAACCGCTACCGCAAGGAAGTCACCGGCCGCCTGCAGGCCGAAAGCGGCCCGTCGTCGGCCGCGCAGCCGGCCTGA